One region of Manduca sexta isolate Smith_Timp_Sample1 chromosome 25, JHU_Msex_v1.0, whole genome shotgun sequence genomic DNA includes:
- the LOC115441698 gene encoding mid1-interacting protein 1-B encodes MSFNTDISTKLENSRNTLRKIARHDGTDFSKQSILHDMDKFVKMVNTMDETVLVPSRLMNLPQDGEDDPFNMFAMLNDLKTELLWSSGDTEEIGERGRRVSDISDTESDASSAAGDSGIEGEDERESAARAAAACRRHLRGLRHSLRQLTAAAAQLTRSYQEEVGAPV; translated from the coding sequence AAACACCCTGCGTAAAATCGCCAGGCATGACGGCACCGATTTCTCAAAACAGAGCATACTCCATGACATGGATAAATTCGTCAAAATGGTGAACACCATGGATGAGACCGTGCTCGTGCCCAGCCGCCTTATGAACCTGCCGCAAGATGGAGAAGATGATCCATTCAACATGTTCGCCATGTTGAACGACTTGAAGACTGAACTCTTGTGGTCCAGTGGCGACACAGAGGAGATTGGGGAGAGGGGCAGACGGGTGTCTGACATCAGCGACACAGAGAGCGATGCTTCCAGTGCCGCTGGCGACTCTGGTATCGAGGGCGAGGACGAGAGGGAGTCGGCCGCGCGGGCCGCCGCTGCGTGCCGCCGTCACCTCCGAGGCTTGCGCCACTCGCTCCGTCAGCTCACAGCCGCCGCCGCGCAACTCACGAGGTCATATCAAGAAGAAGTAGGTGCACCCGTCTAG